TGCCGAACGCCTTCATCGCTGACCCGCCGCTGGACCAAGTGGTGACACGCTCGGTCGAGGGTGGCCTACGAGGACGCACGGCAACCGCAGTTGGTCCCCTGGCCTGGGAGGTGTCCGCGTATGCGAGCACGAATCGGGACGACATCATCTTTGTTGCGGTTCCGGAAACCGGCGCGCAGCCGGGTCTCGGGTACTTCCAGAACTACGGTGAGACCCGACGTGCAGGCTTCGACGGTCAGATCGGAGGCAGCTTTGATCGCTGGGATTGGAATGCCAACTACAGCCATGTTCGGGCCACGTTTGCAGAGGACGCGGAACTTCCCGGCGCTAACCATCCGGAAGGCAGGGAGATCGAGGGTGCAGACGAAGCCAAGCTGATCGACGTCAGCTCGGGCGACACGATCCCCGGTATCCCGGAGCATTCGGTGAAGGTCGGGCTCGGCTACACCCTTGACAACGGTTTGCGCATCGGCGCGAACTGGGTGGCCCGTTCCGGCGTGTACCTGCGCGGCGACGAGTCCAATCAGTTGGCCCAGACGAACGACTACAACGTCGTCAACCTGACGGTCGACTGGACCTTCGGGGCTCTGACACTGTTTGGGCGGATCGAGAACCTCCTTGGCGAGGACTACGAGACGTTTGGTATCCTCGGTGAGTGCGAGCTTGAGGAGGAAGGCGAGCCGTGTGAAGGCGAAGTCGCCATTCTGAACCACGGCCTCCCTGACGACGTGCACCACACGAATCGCTTCCTGTCGCCGGGAGCCCCGCAGTCCTTCTACATCGGGATGCGCTATCACTTCTAGCTGCAGTGCCGTCTGATTGCGGGGCCGATTGGGTTCGGGTTTTTTCGGATGTTCCGAAATGACCGCCATGTATACAGTTGGCCCCGCAACGGAATGCACGATGTACGGAGTACGATATGCCGGAACTGAGCCTGGAGCACTGGAATGCTGCGGCAGACCTGCTCCAAAAGGGGGGCGCCGTCATGTACGTCCTGCTCCTCTTGTCGGTCTCGTCGCTGGCAGTGATTCTTTTGAAACTATTGCAGTTTTGGAGAATCGGTGCGAGGCGTTCTGGCATGATGGAACTCATCGCGACCGGATCTACCCACGAAATCCGGCGCCGAATGGCGCTGTCGCGCCATCCGGCTGCGCGCGTGGTCGAAACGGCACTCGACACGGGTCATCTGCCGCGTGAACTCCAGGAAGCCGAGATCGAACGCATCGGGTCGGTCGAAATCCGCACCCTGGAGACGTACATTCGCTCACTGGAGGTGGTGGCGAACTTGAGCCCGCTGATTGGGCTCCTCGGGACCGTGATCGGAATGATCAAGGCGTTCGGGCGCCTAGAGGAGGCGGGCGCACGGGTGGATCCCAGCCAGCTTGCTGGCGGGATCTGGGAGGCACTCCTCACGACTGCTTTCGGACTGATTGTGGCGATTCCGGCGCTTGGTGCCGTGCACTACTTTGAACGCAAGATTGAGGGGGTGCGAGCGCTGATGCGCGACGCGGCCGCCCGCGTGATCGCGTCGCAGTCGGTCTAGGGAGTCGTCGCCGGCATCGGCAAGCAATCAGGATTCCACCATGAACTTCGGCGAACAGGAGCGCCGCCGCGCGGAACTTTCGATCGCGCCGTTGATCGACATCGTGTTCCTCTTGCTGGTGTTCTTCATGCTGGCCGGATCGTTCCTGAACCTGGAAGCGCTAGATCTTGCGAGCCCGGGTACCGCAACCGCGGCGGGAGGCGGCGGCGAATCAGACGCGCTCGTGATCCGCTTGCACGACGACGGAGCGGTGACGTTCGGGAACGTTGTGGTTGACCCGGATGAGATCGTCGAGCGTGTCGAGCGGGCGCGAGCAGAAGACGCTGATCTGAAGGTGGTGGTAGTGGCGCCTTCCCAGGAGGCGGTGCAACGACTGATAACAGTCGTCGACGACATCCGTATGGCCGGGGTCGAGGCCATCGCGATCGCGGTGCGAGACGAACTGTGAAATTCGAGGGAGCCCCGCGCCATCGGCAGCACGCGATCAACATGGTGCCTTTGATCAATATCGTCTTTTTGCTGCTGATCTTTTTTATCCTGACCAGTACATTTCGAACCATCGATCCGATTGACCATCAGCTCCCGGAGGCTGACAGCAGCGAGCCCGGTGTCGCGGTTGAGGCTGTGTTAACAGTGGCGGCCGACGGCGAACTCACGATCGACGGGGAACCGGTGGCCCGGGGTAGCCTTCCGGCAACCTTTCGCGCGGCGGTGGCGGCAGACAAGACGACGCTCCTGATCAAGGTGGCGCAGTTGGCCACTATCTCGATGCTCCGCGACGTCATGGATGAGGCCAAGGTGGCGGGCTTTGATCAGGTGCTGCTTGCCACGCGCCGGACCGAGCTCGAGGCACCGTGATCCCCCAGGCCGTTGCCCGCGGCGCAAACGAGATCAATTTTCTGGATGTGACAGGAGCCGCCATTGTTGCCGTTGCGCTCCACGTCATGGTCCCGGCAGTCGTCGGGATCTGGGCGCTGAGCGAGCCCGAACTCGATTTGGAGAATTACATTTCCCTCGAGCTCGGGCACGACGTACCTCTCGGAGACTTGCCGCCCGACGCACTGGCGGCAGCCCTGCCGGACCAGGATGTTCTGCCGCCGGCAAATGAGCCTCCCGCCGCCCTGACGCCACCGCCCGAGACCCCACCTGTGCCTACGGACACGCCGCCGCCCGTAGTCGAGACCGTCCCCGACCTCCCGCAACCGCCGCCAGAGATTGAAGCTCCCCCGACGCCGGTGACGCCCCAGACAAGATTGCTGGAGCCGGAACCGACCGAAGTTCTCGTTGAGCCCGTGCCCGAACCGCCACCACCACCGGAAGTACTGCCGGAGCCCGAGCCCGAGCCGCTGAGCGAGCCCGAGCCGCCCGCCGTGCCCCAGCCGCCGGAACTTCCGGATACCCCGCAACCACGTCCCGACGTCGCACCTCCACCTGCCCCAACAGAAGTGCGGCCGGTCGAGCCGCCCCCGCTGGAGCAGGTGCTGGTACCTGATCTCGAACCGCCACCGCCACCGCCCCCCGCCGTGCCTGCACCTGAAACCGTAGTCGAACCCGACCTTGCTCCGCCGCCACCGCCGCCTCCTCCAGCTCCCCCGGCTTCACGAACGGCACCGGCCACGGTCACACCACCGCCGGCACGCACGACCGAGGCACCGCCGCCGGTCGCCGCCAACGTACCGATTGCTGCACCCACGCCCGTAGAGGCTCCGCCATCTGCGGAACCCCCGCCGGCGCCCCAAGCGCTGTTGGCGTCGGCGCCCCCTGCGGTGACTGCCCCGCCGGCGCCGCCGGCACGCCCCGAGTCGGCCTCGGCCAGGGCGGCGCGTGAGGCGGGGGTTCCAGAGGCCTACTACGTCCGCCTGCGTGGCCAGATCAGCACGATCGCGGCCCGAAGCTATCCGCGCCGCTCTCTCGATCTAGGCGAGGAGGGGACCGTCGTCATGCTGATCCGGGTACGCGAGGACGGGAGCGTCGTCGACATCACGATCGAGGAGGAACGCACGAACGCATCGCTTCGCATCCGGCGAGCAGCGCAAAGAGCGGTGTTGCGCGCGGCACCGTTCGAACCGCTGCCGGCAGGGGCGGGTGTCAAGTCGATCCTGTTGCCAGTGGTGTACCGGATCGCCGAACGCTAGAGACGGCCAGCCGGTCCAATACTTGGCGAGTGGAGGATTTGCGACCGCCGGCAGCGGGCTGCTGGTATCTGGACACCGCAGCGCTAGCGGACTATGAAACGAGTCATCTCGGTCGTACGGTTAGCGGCCGACCATATGGCGCCTGGCAGCGAGGAGGAGCCGCTGCCGGCGACAACAGCGAGGGTGTTCCCCGAGCGGGCACCCGGAAAGGTCTCCTCGTACCGTGATGAGAACACGAGCCTTGTCGTCGCGGCATGCGGCCGCCGCGCTTCTCCTGTCAGCCTGCTTGCTCTGTGGTCCTGTGTCCATGGTGACCGCGGACCAAACTTCTGGAGCGGTTGCTCGGGTATATGCCGACATCGCAATTGCCGGCTACGAAGATTCACTCTTGCGGGCAGGGCTGCTGCAGCAGGCTGTAACAGACCTGATTGAAGCGCCTTCCAGTGCCACGCTGGCGGCCGCAAGAGAAGCCTGGAAGCAGAGCCGGATTCCCTACATGCAAACCGAGGTGTTCCGGTTCGGAAACACGGTGGTCGATGACTGGGAGGGACGGGTGAACGCCTGGCCACTCGACGAAGGTTTGATCGACTACGTGGTCGGTAACCCGGATGCGGTCAACGTCATCGCCAATCGCACACTGCTGATCAACGGCACCTCCGTGACGGCGGATCCGATCGACGTTGCCTTGCTGCAAGACGTGCTGCACGAAGCCGAGGGCATCGAGACGAACGTTGCGACCGGCTATCACGCCATTGAGTTCTTGTTGTGGGGACAGGACTTGCACGGGACCGGGCCGGGGGCTGGAAATCGCCCAGCGACGGATTTTGACCCGGCCCGCTGCACAGGCGGAAACTGCGAGCGACGAGTCGCCTATTTGCGCACGGCTACGGACCTATTAGTAGCCGACCTCGAGTGGATGACGGGCGCGTGGCGTGAGGGCGGGGCCGCCCGCACTTCCCTGGAGAATCTGGACGCGGCAGGTGTTGTACGCGTGATCGTAACCGGGCTGGGCAATCTTGCGGCCGGCGAGCTCGCGGGGGCCCGCATGCAGGTCGGTCTGGAGTTGCACGATCCGGAGGAGGAGCACGATTGTTTTTCCGACAACACGCATGAATCCCACTACTGGGATGCGGTGGGGTTGCGAAACGTCTACATGGGGCGATACCACAGGGTTGATGGATCGATGATCGAGGGTCCGTCACTGTCCGAACTGGTCCGTGCCGCCGACCC
The Rhodospirillales bacterium genome window above contains:
- a CDS encoding MotA/TolQ/ExbB proton channel family protein, yielding MPELSLEHWNAAADLLQKGGAVMYVLLLLSVSSLAVILLKLLQFWRIGARRSGMMELIATGSTHEIRRRMALSRHPAARVVETALDTGHLPRELQEAEIERIGSVEIRTLETYIRSLEVVANLSPLIGLLGTVIGMIKAFGRLEEAGARVDPSQLAGGIWEALLTTAFGLIVAIPALGAVHYFERKIEGVRALMRDAAARVIASQSV
- a CDS encoding biopolymer transporter ExbD — protein: MNFGEQERRRAELSIAPLIDIVFLLLVFFMLAGSFLNLEALDLASPGTATAAGGGGESDALVIRLHDDGAVTFGNVVVDPDEIVERVERARAEDADLKVVVVAPSQEAVQRLITVVDDIRMAGVEAIAIAVRDEL
- a CDS encoding biopolymer transporter ExbD, with translation MKFEGAPRHRQHAINMVPLINIVFLLLIFFILTSTFRTIDPIDHQLPEADSSEPGVAVEAVLTVAADGELTIDGEPVARGSLPATFRAAVAADKTTLLIKVAQLATISMLRDVMDEAKVAGFDQVLLATRRTELEAP
- a CDS encoding TonB family protein, with translation MIPQAVARGANEINFLDVTGAAIVAVALHVMVPAVVGIWALSEPELDLENYISLELGHDVPLGDLPPDALAAALPDQDVLPPANEPPAALTPPPETPPVPTDTPPPVVETVPDLPQPPPEIEAPPTPVTPQTRLLEPEPTEVLVEPVPEPPPPPEVLPEPEPEPLSEPEPPAVPQPPELPDTPQPRPDVAPPPAPTEVRPVEPPPLEQVLVPDLEPPPPPPPAVPAPETVVEPDLAPPPPPPPPAPPASRTAPATVTPPPARTTEAPPPVAANVPIAAPTPVEAPPSAEPPPAPQALLASAPPAVTAPPAPPARPESASARAAREAGVPEAYYVRLRGQISTIAARSYPRRSLDLGEEGTVVMLIRVREDGSVVDITIEEERTNASLRIRRAAQRAVLRAAPFEPLPAGAGVKSILLPVVYRIAER
- a CDS encoding peptidase; this encodes MVTADQTSGAVARVYADIAIAGYEDSLLRAGLLQQAVTDLIEAPSSATLAAAREAWKQSRIPYMQTEVFRFGNTVVDDWEGRVNAWPLDEGLIDYVVGNPDAVNVIANRTLLINGTSVTADPIDVALLQDVLHEAEGIETNVATGYHAIEFLLWGQDLHGTGPGAGNRPATDFDPARCTGGNCERRVAYLRTATDLLVADLEWMTGAWREGGAARTSLENLDAAGVVRVIVTGLGNLAAGELAGARMQVGLELHDPEEEHDCFSDNTHESHYWDAVGLRNVYMGRYHRVDGSMIEGPSLSELVRAADPELDRKLHDGIDRAIRRVDAIRDAAAGGKAYDQLLAPDDPEGGELIGEAIQALIAFSEQLREVGPLLGVGEFQFEIEG